The segment AGAAGAGAACTGGTTTTGtattgcaaaatatttaattcactgttaaaatgaaatgaaacaacaAAATAGTAATACAATTTTACTAAGTTATATTTCAATTCATGAAGTATACACACTAGCAACTATCCTACCACCATGTCCACACATCTAATATTCATGGATGTTACAGCATTTTTTGGTATTAAACAATAAAGATAATGTTTGCAGTTAACAAAAAAGGCTTAAGCATAGTATGTTATACCCCATAGTCGCAGATTACATCAGCTACCATTAGTACAGTAAACAGGAAGGTAGAAATACAAAATAAACCAAATATCTTTATATACAAACCAGTGCCTCTTATTGTAACCAGCTTATACTCACACTGCACACAAAATTTATCCACTGATGCAATAGATACTTCAGCATAACACAAaccattataaattaaaaaaattacaaggtGCTAAACCTCCATTCTACAGCTTTCTGGTGAGAACTTCAGGACAATTCAGAGGAGAAATGCAAGCACGTTTAGCACCTATTAGTGCAACTGCACTGAGCGTGGAAAAGTGACCTACAGAACCTCTGAATGTGTTACCAGGAAACACAGATAGGACACACAGCAATAGATGCTCGCTGCTACACTCGTGCAGTGATTTTTGCCTCTTAAATATCTCAGTTTATTGTTTCTTTGTCTCATTCATACCTATGTGCAAAACTAAATCCTGGAAGCTCTCACAGAACTTCACAGAAGACTACAGCCGggtaaaacacaaacaaagacttaaTTAAATGTCAAACATTCACATAATTAGTACACGTTAGCAGTCCTGGTGTGGGGATTGAAACGCTGTTGATGTGTGGGGCTCAAAAAATATGACACAGAAGTAAAACAGAATTTGCCAAGAATTCTGATTATTCTTATCCAGCTCTCCAACAAGCCTCCCAACCTCAGGTTGTGAATTCATTTGGCAGCCCATGCTAAAAATCCCAGAGTTGCATAGAATTGATTAGTAACACGGAAAGAAATGCTGAACACAGAGAGATGGACAGGGTATGTATTAAAACAAAATGGGGTTGCTCCAACCAGAACTCTGAAACCATCCCCCTTCACAAAGCAAAGCCTGCCGCCTCCTTCTCTCCAAATCCTACCTTTGGGGACTGCTTTCTGGCACTGATGTAGTTTTGCTAAGAGTCATTTTCTTCTTTGTTAGTGACACtttcttttcaaataaaatattaaaaaatattctAACTGTAAAAAAATCTATCGTATGTAAACTTAACAATTAGGATTTGGTAAGTTCTCGTACCTAGTCTGTGAAAAGCCTCCAGCAGACCGCAGAATGGAGTGTTTCTCTGAAGAGCGTCAATGTAGCTATATCACCTGTTAAATATCAGTAGTATGAAGATCCCATGTCTAGCAATAAAGCCTCTTTTTGTGTTTCCATCCACTTTATCACTGACCTATTGAAATCCTGACATGCTGTGTTTCTATTTTATGTACATTCTGGTCCTCTCACATGTCACAGATTTAAACATCTGGCCACGGAAGGCAACAAAAGGTATTGTGTTTAAGAAAACTGTGTTTGACGGAGTTTTGCTTTTCAACAAGTCTCTTTCCCTTGGACACCAGTCACTGTTTTTATAGAACTTATTGTTCTGTTGAACCAAgtcttctttgctgcttgtacctCATTCAGCGCCAGGCCCAAATGGTGCTCCAGATCCTGCAAAGAGAAGCATCAACACCTGTGATCTGCTGTCTAGCTCAAAATAGTTTCTATAAGGCTCAGGGGAACCAGGAATTCTCTAGTCTGTTGGCCACTTTTGCTTCTGAAGAGCTTTTCTAGGTATAAAACCGTCAGTACAGCATGCAGATTTCCTATCTGAATGCACTTTTTAGAGAGCATAGTGATTCTTGTGTCATTGCCATGCAGACTCCTCCAGAATTCTTATTAATGCATTCACATGCTCTAATTCAGCGCAGACAATGAATGAGCAAGGAATTCTCCCTCTAGGAACTGGATTTTTCCTTACTAACTTTTGGCAAAAAGTGCTCTGAAATCACTAGATTAAAAGTAACCTAAAATCCAATAATTGCCCCAAACATACCCCTAGCCTCTAGTTTTGATCAATTCTATGTGCACTCTGCAAAAGAAAAGTTAGTATAAACTCATATGCCTAGATTTGCTGAGCTAAGAATGAGGGACATGTATTGGAAGAGATTACACATactggtagggccctaccaaactcATAGTCATGAAAAATGCGTCACGGATTGTGAAATCtagtctccccctgtgaaatctggtcttgtgtgtgcttttaccctatccTATGCAGATTTCATGGGgcaaaccagcatttctcaaattaggggtcctgacccaaacagGAGTTGGCAGGGGAGTCACCAAGttaattggggaggggggggagaggcaCAGTATTGCCATCCTCACTTTTGCACTgaattcagagctgggtggctggagagagtGACCGTTGGCCTGGTGCCCAGCTTGagggcagcgccccgccagcagcagcacagagtaagggtagcaatactgcaacccctgCACCACACAGAATAACCTTGCGACTCCCACCCCCTTTtctggtcaggacccctacaattacaacattgtgaaatttcagatttaaacagctgaaattgtgaaatttacattttaaaaatcctacgaccatgacattgaccaaaatggaccgtgaatatGGTAGGGCCCTATGTATTGGAAATACATAAATGcaaaggagggaaaggaattttGGTTGGTTCATGGGCAGAAAAATGAGCAAAATAAAATTTAGGCTAAACATCTGGAAGACTTTCCTCACCGTTAAACCATGGAACAGATTCTCAAGGGAAGCAGTGGAAGCCTTCTTGCTTGGAACATTTGAAAACAGACTGCACAAAGAACTGAAGAATACATGGAGGGAAACAATCATCCCCACTGAGCCAGTGCAGGGTCTACAGGAATCTTGTCTTTCTAATGGCTAAAAATCCATGATAATCAAGAATGAAGAGCAAGGTAGCTAAAAGTCTAAGCCACATTCTTTGGTAATCGCAGCTTCTATAAAAGGACTTCTATTTACGGTTATATTAATGGGGTATTAATTTTTTCCTACGTAGTTTCATTTTGATCCCTTCAGATTTAAATCAAATGGCCATTGAACATCATCCCTCTGGCAACTAAAGCATTCATCGCGATAGTATCTGAAAGCCTTCCAGTAGTGTGTTAAACAATGTGACCACCATCTGTCATATGGTATCTGTTCTATCAGCAGCTACGGTATTGTACAAGAAAGAAAGTGATGAATCATATATTCTTCATCAGAGTTAAAATGGGAAGCATGTGGTTTACTTTTCCCATCCAGGCAGTCACATCAGATCAGCCTGAAAGTACTAAGAAGCAACTGAGCAGATGTCTGGATTTTGTGACAGCAGGTAAAAAGGGGCTCAtatgattttaattattttatctgCATCAGCTGAGTTTTCCAAACTAAATGTTTGGTTAGATCTCCCATACAAGAAATAGCAGGTTACAGTTTCAGCCAACAGTATCTGCTCTAGTCACCCcattcaaaatacatttttctacaAATATTCAGCAGCTCTGCTGAGTAAGAAATAATCCCCAAGCATTACCTGTATTTTACACTCTGCTTCGACTAACTGCAGTTTGGTTTGGGCCAGCTCAAGCTCCATTTCCCTCAGCTGGTTTTTCAGACTCTCCTTTTCCTCATCTGTGTCCTCATCAGAAGcctccttggcagagctggcGACCTTCACGCGTCCTTCTTTATTGAAGAACTCTCGGCACTGTTCACAGTCATCCACCTTTTGCTAAAATCAAAAACATCTGACGCATGTCTGTTAAGGACGCTGGTAAACTTACCAGAGACATTTCCTGCCCCTGCACTGGAGCAGTGTGAGGGGGTAGGTGGAGAGTCAATGACCCCACACACATTTAGGCAACTCCCTTTATTCACCTGTGTGGGTAGACAAAATAGCACAGGCAAAGCACTCAGATAAGAGCTTGGGTCACCCGTTCATCCCCATTCCTGCTGTGGTTTGTGGAATTTTCTATGAAGTGTTTTGTAACACACACATCACTTTTAAAGCAGCAGTAATGGGAGAGAGCAAGCAGGTGGCACACTCTACACTCAACATCCAACCACACTGCAAAGGCCTCTGTGGTATGACCCCTCCCACCAACGTAACTGTCACATTCAGGATAAGAAGCAAGATGCAATGGTTTGAGCAAGCATTAGGAACCAgatctactcccagctctgccactgacgtACTGTGTGATCCTGAACAAATCACATAGCCGGTCTATGCCTCAACTTCAGAGGCCCATTCTACAAATGGGGGATTGATACTTTTCTTACccgagggaattctgcaccaaattttaaaaaattctgtgtacaatattttaaaattctgcaaattttgtcaataaataaatgtgaaaagctccaacatggcagtggggtgcacaggccactggctgcacggagatgggagatcacccttcagccccccacaccctcacccggGGCCACAAACTCAGCGGAGTCTGACGCTACCCCAGAAACAGCCCAGGTCCCTGCCACTCTGTGCTAGGCACACCAGGTATGGGCAGGATCCAGTGTGGAGAGGCTTAATGTTGGGGGATCCAGGAGTGGGGTgaaagggttctgtgtggggcagctCAGTGGCAGGTCCAGGTatgatctggatgcacaggggctcctTGGAGAGTTTCTGGACACAGGGGCaaagggactctgcagggggtccaggtgaagttGGTTGGAGTTCGGCAGGGAGGTCTCGGTGTGGGGGATTCACCAAGGTGTCCAGGtgctgggggctcagcaggggatctaggtgctggggcagtggggctcagtggggtgggggtccaggtgcagctgcttgaagctcagtggggtgggggtccaggtgtGGGGGCTTGTTATGGTGGTCCAGATGCATAGGGGGTGGGGCTTATCGGGTGGGGGTTCATCAGctgtggtctgggtgcaggggtgaggggtttggaggtAGGAGGAGTGGGGCTTGACAGGGGGTTGGAGGGCATTGGATGCAGGGGACTCATCAGGGAGGGTGTTTGGGTGTAGGGGGTTGGTGGGTAGTTCTGGGTGTGGGGtggtgaggcttggcaggagaGTCTGGATGCATACGGGTTCGGCAGATGGCTGAGCAGTTCCTTGTACAGTGACCCCTTTCCCCATGGTTGAGGAGTgatggggacaggaagtggagggGGTCGGGGCAGGGCTTCCTGCAGCTAGAGGAGGTTTCTGGGGGTAGGTCTGGCCCTGGCTactccatgcaggggaagagcactcctcccccacccccagcccagctgggactagcagctgagcccagcccaGGGTAGGATCCACCAGCCAGGGCATCCCCAGCCCTGGTGCGGGGGCTCAGCATGGTCCaggctcagtgggggggggggggggttcctggGTGCAAAGGGGTGAGGCTCAGTGGGGGTCCAGATGCATGGGGGGTGGGTTTGACTGGGCCCCAGCTGGGGCATCCCTAGCACCACCCCctcccacagtgatttacttCTCTGCCGGCTGCTCCAGACACCTGAAACGATGTGCttgggctgctggggagaggcacGTGACTGCTCtcgcagcttccctttgcttcgctgtcaaaaaatcatttttctgcagggacgcaaagaaatctgcaggaaacatgaattctgtgcctgtgcagtggcacagaatcccCCCAGTAGTATTATCTACATAACAGGAATGTTATGAAGCTTAAAATgtccaaagtgctttgagatcctcaggtgaCAGCATTATGGAAGTCCAAATTATCATTCACCTTGCAGTAGCAGGTAATATGCAGTGTCCAGGGCTAAACAGATATTTCAAGAGATTTCACAAAGAGTCATGAATCTGGAAGAGAAATTATTGCACCTTCTGATCTGTGCTGAAATACAATCAGCTTTATCAAGGGggaaaattttctgtggaaactCCGTATGGATCAGATTTGACAGACACGAGGCAAACAACACTAAAACTAACTGGCAAGGCAGACCAAACATGCACTGAATAGTCTGATGACCACAGGACCACAAGTCCATTGGCTGCAAAGGGTGATTGTACTAAGCACAGAGTCCAGGGACAGTTTGTTGTTGGTAAAACTCTCTTACTGGGATAATTATTTCTGCATTCCTTCAGCGTTACATTATGGTCAAAGCAGGCTGGTGGTGCCTTCTCCTGCTACAGCAAGAAATCCCTCCTGACAGCTAATATCAGTTATTGAACACTAACAGCATGTTACAGAATGGTATGGTAGTGGGAGCGGGAAACTAACTGCCCCTTCCCgaaaccatatgggaaccaaagAATGCTGTAGATGCCATTTATTTCATCTGTACTTGTGCCAACAGCGAAACATGGAAGATGCCGGGTGCAACACATCATTCTAGCTAGTTctttaaagaattttttaaaagatcGTAAATGCACTGATTCATTAGGCCGATAAGGTTTAAGCAGTGAAGATCCTGGTAACATGCATCCCCTTACCCGTATTTTCTCAATTTCAGCTTTATTTGCTGTTTGTTGCTTCTCCAGTCGCTCGCTCAGCTGGGAGCAGATCTAACAAAGCAAAATTCTGTTACCACACAGCAGTTCCTCAATAAATATTAAAATCAAACTCCTGTGCTACAGCAGCAGTAAAGTGGAGATTTTAAGAGCCCCAGAAgagtcaggaaattcagagtcAAGGTTTCTAAAACAACCTGGATCCTGCTGCAGGCACACAGGGATTGCAGCAGGGTATTTCACTGGAGTCACACAACATACATGCAGTAATGCATGGAGTTACATATGTACCTCTAAGGCTGTAGCCAAAGGTGCAATTTAAGCAAATAAGTTTATAGTTCAGCCTCTCCGGGGGAGTCGAGACAAATTGAGAGGAAGCATAGTTCCTTCCATTGCCTTGGGAATCAAGTAAACAACCATGACAGTGGGTGTGGCTAACCACACCTACCCGTTGAGGTTTGTCTGATGCAGCCTAAAGATATCTTGAGGCTAAATACCTAGTAAACGGAGCTATGGATGGGACACCATGCACTGCAGGAGTGTGAATCCAAACCTAACATTCTGAAACAGTATCACAGGGCTGAATCAAGCTGAAGGGCTTCTTTATCATCACCCTCTGGTGGGAGAAGGGACTATGGGGGAGAAAAATTTTGAAGTGAGCAGCAAAGCCTTCAGATTGCAAGACCACAGCCTGTTCAAATAACTTTATGCTCCTCATAATGGATACGGTGGGTAATTGGCATGTGGCACCCTATAAAGATTTAAGTCAGAGATAAATAGAACATCGTGATCTCAGCCAAAAGCAGCATAAAAACCACCACAACTGCTCCACTTAAATATCTCAGAAATCCCAGCAAATGCATGGCAAATATTGTACTTTATATGGGGATGTCTGGAAAATAAATCCTAAATACCAGAGAATTCCCTGGCATGTGAGAGCAGTACGCTCCATCCCTATCCAAGCTGCACTTACCTGCTTATAGTCACCAATAATAGAGCTGTTCTTTTTAATCTCCGATTCTGTCTTGTCTAGTTCCCTACGACACATTTCCTTCAGCTGCagtaaaataaagagaaagatgACATTTACAATACCTTACAAAATAATCTGACAGTGTCTGCAGAAGACAACCCACCTTCACTCCTCTAACTCGTAACCCTTCAGAGATGACAAGCCCTTCTACCTCTGAGAAGCAATGGGCTAGTCCAGCCCCACTGCAATCTAGGGTACAGCTATGAAGCCAGTTTGAGACACTGATGGGCAGGCATATGAGGAAAATTGGGATGGTTTGTGGTAGGATATGTACGAGGAATTCACTGGGGTAAATGGTGACAGTTTGAATCCTATGTTGCTTCCATCTGTAGTAACACTGTCTGCGTGCATCCACGCTTCCAAGTTAGTTAAATATTCAATTACAGTAAGCAGCAGCTTTCAAAGGGACCCGGAACTCTGTTTCTCTATGCTCTACAATGAACGAGAGGCAGGAGGATAACTTGGAACAATAAGCCCTTCCCATGCaggtcttgtttttttaatttccctgCTGTACAGAAACTTGAAAGCAACAGAAACACCCATAACCTGAGCAGACTCCTCTTCTAGTcgccttttttcttcttctgcatCAATTAACTTCTGTTTGGTCATTAGCAATTCCTTATTCAGCGCATCTGCCTTTTCCTCTGCCTGAAACACACACCACAGAGCAGATCATCAAGCATGGGATTTCCCATCACTAAAGAATTGTATGCGCCATTGTGCCTGTGCCTATGCCTCTTGGCATCCAACGGCACACCAGGCCCAGGGGACTCTGCCAAGGCAACAGCCTCATTCTACACTCTTTGTTTTCATTACAAGTACCATCCAAGGAGATAAAGGGACCATTTCTGATATCAGATCATCACAAGAACAAACTTATTATCTGTCATTTTTGGTGCTTCCTATAGCTTCAATATGAAAATAGTTCCCCTGGAGACTGCATTCCTGCTGCACAATTATCCTTATTCCCATCTGGCAGACCTTAGTAGCACTCCTCACCCTGCCCAATCTCACAGGAGACCCTGCTCCCCACTTCTCAACCATCATTTAACAGAAGAAACACCACAAAACCTTATTATAAAGACTCTGTGGCTGTTCCTAGTATATTCTGAGACTCCATGTAAACTATGCAGGTGAAAATTAAAACAAGACTACCTTTGCTAAAATACATGAGCAAAATACATCAGGAGACATCTTTTCATTTGCATCCATTCACTTGGTAACCAACAAAAAAGTCAGTAAACCACAACTGGTCTCCTAATGTGAGTAAATGGCCAAGTCCTGTAGTCTTATTCTTATGAAGGTGGAAATAGCACCTGACAGATGCTTAATCACATCAATATAAAGACACAAATTAATCATTtctggggggtgggagagtgaGAAGGAGAAAGTCCTTAACGATTTAGCTTTCTGGGCCACATAACATGTCTTCTTTCATGTCCTATGTACTGCCAGGCACGCTGTACATGCTTCACAAATAGCTAATAGTGGTTAGCCTAGAAGACTGGCAGTCAGTGTGGCATCTCTGTTCTGCTTAGCTAACCCTCCCTCCAAAAGCTCTTCTTTAATTTCAGTGACTGGCCTCAGCAAAGTCAGCATCTGAATGATTGCTCCTAGGAAGAAATCTAATTAGAGAAATAATTACTCCCTTTTCACTTGGGCCTGGGACCAGAATAGTAAACTAAAGGACAATGGAAAACAGAGAACAGATAACTATTTGAAAGATGATCTATAATAAAACTCTTTAACAATCCAAATCTCGTGTTCACTTCGCAAATGTCCAAGTTGTGGTGAGAATACATTCATTGAGAAAGCCCCAGGAGAGCTTCACCAAATCAAAACAGACATGACACCTGCCCATGAAGGCAGTTACTCCCCTTGTTTCTTAAGCCATCCAGAAGAGTTTGCATTAAAAACAGCATCTAACAAAAGCAAATGAGAACAGTCCAATGACAATCTGCTCCCTTAAGTACTCAATACCCAGGCAGAAAATGTGTGCATTGAACAGAAAATTGAAATGATCTTGGAGTACAGTACTCCTTCCTCCCATGAAGAAGGTACTGAGTTCCCTTCTATCTGAGCACAAGGGACCAGTGCAGTACTATGCCAAACCACTTCACCACAGCTGTATATTAACTCATCTTTCTGATCAGGTAAGACAAAACACATTTCTTCACTTTCCTTCTGAGATCTACTAGGATGATGAGTCTGACCTTGATAAATACCCTTTGGGGATGTAAAAATACAAAGGATAAATTAAACTGGAAAAGACCAGAACTGACAACAACCTTGAAAAGCTCATTAGgttgactgaggggaaaaaaaaaatcacataagaTAAACCACTCAAAACCATTACTGCAAAGTATGCGTCTCTTCCAGCATTACTGTTTAAATACAATAACTCAGGCCTCACAGATAGATGTATTGATTATAGATATAGATATGATCAATAATTCAAaaggtttaaagacttcagaaaGCAACTGTCTCAATCCCTTTCAAAGGAAGAAAATCAGAATGAACTTTAATCCACTGAAGTTCTGATGATCCTTAAAAACAGGGGCACAATCCTAAGGGGCTGACTTGTCAATATCCATTGGCTCCAAATTGTCCTGAAGTTGAAGAAAGCTGGACACCTGACTCCAACAAAAGACGATGACTGAAGCTTAATTTCTGGGCTAGTATGCAGGAAAATGAAGGAAGCTGCTTAATTTCCATTCTTTGCTTTGATCTATCTAGGCTATGAGATTGCAAATATGCCTTTAAGGTATCAAAAGTGTGTATCACACAATGTCTTTTAGTACTTTTCTTCCAGGACAGCTGACTAATTGAAATGGAACATGATCTCAGGACCCAGTTAGAAGAATTAATCCAGGGTCCTAGAGTTTAGGATCAAATCATGTAAATCCTCTCAAGGGCAATTCTTCAACTTCATTTAGCCATCTTTGGAGGATGGACAGATTATAACCAAATTCAATAGGCTACCTCAGAGGTTTGGCTTAATTCTACTTTGTATAAGCAAGTCAACATTAGAGCACAGCTAAGTCTCATATGGGTTCAAGTGGTCACAACTGAGTTACTTGTGAATATCAAATGCAACAAAAGATGATCCCTTCAGTGCGTTTTATGTCGGGCCCATCCTTTGAGCACAACTGCTCAGCTGTCCTCATATTCCTCTATTGTGTCTTTGCTGAAATGGAAAAGGAGGTGTAACAAGGTGAACATGCTGGTATTTTGACATGTCCCTACCCAGAACAAAAGGATAATGGAATTTATTACTCATATTTATAGCAGGTTTTCATAACACTACACAGCATTCATCCACTGGTATCCATTCTCACTCTGAAACAGTAAGAACTTCCAATATTTTTCCTGAAGAAACTTTCCCAGTAGAGTGGGAATCCCTCCTTCACTTAGGTTGGTGGTCTGAAACACATTAAAGTCTGTCAAATCCTGGCTTATACGATTTCTAAAAGCCAGCTTCCGCTGGGATTTCACAAATGCATGTATCTTCATACAGAAGGAGAATGGTATGACACAAgcactttctttctttcccatgtATTTCCAGACGGATTGGTAATATCTATATCAGttcacaggcagcagcagaaatgccagtttatttTGCCCTACCAGGTGTGCTGTCTAAGGTAGTGTTTCAGTCCTTCTGTGTCTCTGCAAAAATATATCCTGGCAAAACATCCCCAATGTGATTATCTAAATATGACATGAAGGgaagagacagcaaagaaaaatccaaGTAACACAACTGGAATCCAAGCACCAGTGCAAAATGAACATGGAACAAGAAGACGACTGAGTTTTACAAGAATCTTTGAAGATGTTCATTTTTAGCATCAAGGATATTCTCTCATTTTAACACACCTGTAAATCTTGATCAGTACAAGAATGTATCCTCCAATGCATTTGCCTTTAGAAAACTATTGATATGGCACATGACCAATGTGACTGCAAATACATTGGAGGGTGTAGGGGGGGAAAGAGTCATAATAATTTCAATCCATACTGGCAGACTTCAGCAAGCCAAAACACACAGGATGAAATTTTGAAAAGCACCTGAGATTTAAGAGtcgaagtcccattgaaagtcaaagggacttagaggttcttaagtgctttgctgacacTGAAACGATATACACAGACTAAACAGCTGCCAGGAAGTCAGAATACAGAAGCCACCATAATGTCACTAAGGGTCAGAAACTGGGCTTTCCAGACTCCAGCTACATACTGTCTCTTAGCCAACATAGTGGCAAAAACAATCAAGAGCGAGAAGCACCTGCATCCTGCGAGACCAAGATGGGTTTTACAGTCCAAACATGTAGCAACTGCTCAGCCACCTCTGTGGCAAACACAGAAGCCATCTTGCACCGATTGCACTACACAACATGAGAGGAAGAACAACACTGCTGATTTACACTCTAGGGGATATCAGGGAGGTCAGAATGCAACTTTCCAAGTAGGAATTTGGCTCCATGAAGGAGTCAATACCTCTTCTCTCCCTCAAATTACCTTGGGCTCTTTTCATGACCAGGGGGTGAGAGCCTCAGTTTTAGGTATTCTTCAGAGGGGACCTTCAGCAGCATAGTGCCGCCTAGTGCTATGCTAGGATAATCTTTCCAAGTCAGTACTAGATGAGTCATGCTTCCACCAAGCAACACCACCACTTGTTGAATGTCCCTTAAAGGTCAATTCAATAAATGGCCAAACCTGCCCCTGCATAACTCGCGAGACCTGAGAGGATCCTGGCCATGGTAGTAGGCTTTCCATTATAAATATACACACAATCCATAGGCCTGAAGGCAAAAGATAAAGGGAAAAACATCCCAAGGTGAAGAAATAATGTGAGATTCATCA is part of the Gopherus flavomarginatus isolate rGopFla2 chromosome 17, rGopFla2.mat.asm, whole genome shotgun sequence genome and harbors:
- the RABGAP1 gene encoding rab GTPase-activating protein 1 isoform X3, with translation MIGQKKLKKYEKEYHTMREQQAQQEDPIERFERENRRLQEANMRLEQENDDLAHELVTSKIALRKDLDNAEEKADALNKELLMTKQKLIDAEEEKRRLEEESAQLKEMCRRELDKTESEIKKNSSIIGDYKQICSQLSERLEKQQTANKAEIEKIRQKVDDCEQCREFFNKEGRVKVASSAKEASDEDTDEEKESLKNQLREMELELAQTKLQLVEAECKIQDLEHHLGLALNEVQAAKKTWFNRTISSIKTVTGVQGKETC